The DNA segment TCCTAGAGCAGCTGGGGGTAAGCGCAGTGGGGGACAGCCTGAGCAAGGTTTTGGGTGATCAGTGATGAGGTTCCCCAAAGCAGGAGGCCCACCTGCCCACATATGAAACATGTGGCCCTAGGTCCACCTCAGAGTTGGTGGGAAAAGACCCAAATGGATTTTTTGTTAATAAATCAGCAATTAAAGTAGCTTGAGGAGTAAGGACAGACTACATTCCAATTAGAAAAGGCCTTTTGAAGAGGAAGTTGTAAAGAATAGCAAGAGGGGTCATCGGAGGCTGCTTCTCCAGACTCTGTTGGAAAACATCTTCCAAAGTGTTTGAGCCTGGAAATACAATTATCAGGGTGGAAATAGACCATTGTGTGGTTCAAGGATACCGAGTTTGAATAGGACCATAACTGAAATACAGAGCTCTGAACGTGTCCTTTCAGGCTGGATGGGCACGGGTCGAGGCTGTGGTCACCAGAAGACTCACACCTCCACTTAAAGAATGCAGAAGCTTTGAAATgggacaggaaaggaaagcaatGGGGAGAAAGGGGGTTGCAGAGGTTGGAGCTTTGTTGCTTTGGTGAAAATCAGGAGGCGGGCTAGCCTACATTCTGGATATAAATGTCTTCAGAATTAGGGCATACACTGCTGCCAGCATTTGCTGGTGGGGGTGGAACTGGAGGCCCTAGATCCATCTCCAACCCAGACGCCATGCCTCCCTACCCTTTGTTTAAAGAGGGTCTACCCCTGGGTATTCACCTTGAGAGCCTGGGCTCTGTTTCCCTGCAAAGCTTAGCAAGCGACAACGTAAAAAAGATCAGAGTGGGGGACGGGTCCTCCAACAGGATTGATTGGTAATGGCCAAGAAGGGGTGAGGTGGACAGGTGTAGCTATAGCTATACCTTTGACTTGAGAAGTTCTTGGGTGGGTGTCTACAGGGCCTGTAATGGAGGAAGACAGTTTGCTAGTCAGCAGTTAGGAGAAGTGGCCTGATTAAAGTAGACTTCATGGGTTCATACCTTAGCATGACTTAGTGGTTTTGTGACCTTGGCAAATTATTGAACTTCCCTAAGCTTCCCATTTCCTTATCTTCAAAATAAGGATAATTATGACCTCTGCCTTATGAAATGAGGATTCAGTGAAATAATGCATGTGAAGCTCTTAGCTCAGAGGCTggcacagtaagcactcaataagtaCTAGCTAGCATTCCTGGGGGAATGTTTAAACCTTTCAGCCTGATGTGGGCAAGGCAGGAAGAGGGCTAGGACGTCAGGATGGAACCTGAAGGCCTGTAAGGACCTCAAGCCACGGCTTGGAATCCAAGGAAGATGAACAAGCGATTAGACGAAGGCAGGGCGGTGAGGGTCAAAGGCGCATGCCCGGTGATAGCAGGTGCAGGGgggcgcgccgccgccgccgccgccaccggcGGGCCTCCCCTTTAAGAGCCGCCGCCGCCCACGGCCCGCCGCTGCGGCAGGGACCTCCCCTTTAACCGCGGCTGCTCGGCACTTCGCGGCCCCCGCGGCGGCTgctgctgcggctgctgctgctATTGCGGCtcctgctgccgccgccgctcgACCTCCGGCACCTGCATCCTCCGCTCGGGCCGGgtccccgccccgcgccccgcccggccccgccatGGTGTCCTGGATCATCTCTCGCCTGGTGGTGTGAGTGCGGCGGTGGCGGGGCGCGGCCggcagggagggggatggggaatgGGAATTGGGGGCTGAGGGGTGTTGAAGCCTAGCATAGACCGTTCCGTGGCTTCATACAACAGGGTCCCCTAAAGGCACATCGTTCCTAGGGGTTCCCAGAGACAAGACATGGAAGAGTAATAGGACCAGGACCGGAGGGGGGAACATTAGAGGAGCATAGTAAGCCTGGCTTCccaccccttttatttttaattttcggTGTTCCTTCATCCTAGGGCTGGGCAGGATGGCTTGATTTATGAAGGGGAGGCAgcatgtcccctcccccacctagcAGATCTGGGCTGAAGGAGCAACTCAGACCTGGGCCGTCATCTTCATGCGGGGAGAGGGCTAATGGAAGAGCGGGGAGCCAGACAGGGCCTCATCATTCCATTGCTTAGGGCCGTAGTTAGCAGCCTTGGCCTCCTCTCTCTTCCAGTATCAGGACACTAGAGATGAGGGCATAAGCTCTGAAGGCCCCCCAGGGAGGACATCTGGGTGTTGGGAAGCAGAGATGCTTGGAGGACAAAGTGTGGGAGGTAACCGGGAGGGGATATGTGTGCTCAGCCTGGATTTGTGAAAGCCACAGAGGGGAGGGCCTTAGGTGGCCTTCATTCCAGGCTGCCAGCTATACTGTGGAgctctgtccctgctcctcccccaggctCCAGGAGGGAAGCCTGCTCCCACACCCCACACTTCGTCCTTGAGGACTCCACCCCCGACCCCTTCTCCACAGGTCGGTTTCAAAGTATCTTGCCTGTTAGAGGCAGGTCCCTGGGAGAACAGGCAATACCCACACATGGTCAGGGGGCTGGGACCAGCAGGGGCTTTGCTTGGGCCTCAGCCAACCCCTACCCTGGCTCAGGACCCTGCCCCAGGACCCTGCCCCTCAGCCTCTACCGCGGGGGACTGACACCCCAAaattccctccccctgccttcttCCCATTCAGTGCTGTTATGTGCTTGTATTCTGGCTCCCTGTCACTGgagtctccctccttcctctcccccaccccaccccagaggtTATCCACAGGTGTCATACCTCCCTGTGCCCTTCAGAGTGGCTGCTTCTCTCTTGCCTGGATGAGCTCCCTGGGGAGCATCAgtcttctccttccctcacctGTGTCCTGTATATGGTCTCTCTAATGGGATCACTACCAGGTTGTACTCCAGCTAGGGCCTCGAGCCCAGGACCCTCCCCCGAGCTTGGTCCCAAGCGTACTTATGGGGGAATAAACCTTTTGCCCCTCTTAgagcctcctgcccctgtgccctCTGTGCCCCAGGTCCCCAGAACCACAGAGGTGCCTCTGAATGCCACATAGAGTGCCCTGTTACGTGGTGTCTGGTTCCCCTACAGACCTGGCCCTAACCAGCCTGGCTCAGAACTAGAGGTAGAAGGTAAGGGCAGACAGGTGTGAATGAGCACAGTATCTGGAGAAGGGAGCCACCCTGTTGCAGTGACCAGACCCCCACTCCCCACAATACGGATAACGAGTGATCATGGGTGAAGATACCACATTGGACCCTCTGGCCTCTGGGTCTTTCTTTACCTAAAGGgctggagaaaaactgaaaaacagagagaagagagacatcaCCTTCACTGGCTGGGGACCTCCAAGCTTGTCACCTGAGGCTTAATGGCTTTGACTGTAACCACTGGCCTGAGTTCATCAGTCCAGTTGATGTGGCACTCTGGAgttctgtccttctccccttACCTACCCAGGGACTGACTGATGGAGAGCTGGGAGGGAGAGGCCACTGCTCTTGGCCGAGGGGACCAGTAACCATGCCTGCCTCCCTAGGCTCATCTTTGGCACCTTGTACCCAGCCTATTCTTCCTACAAGGCCGTGAAGACAAAAAAACGTGAAGGAATATGTGAGTTTATGACCCTTTAATCTCCTACCCACCCCACGTGGCAAAGATAGGCCAGTAGATCACAATACAGACAGTACTGACTTTGTGCCAGTGCTTCAGCACTAATGAGACCTTACTTCAAGGAAGTTCCTTTGTGTTCCCTTTCTCCTGTGGTGTGATCCACAGGCAAAGTTGAGGTCCCGAGTGTCCCTTCCCCACAACACCTCCAGCATAGTTGGCAAGAGAGATGGGGTCCTGGGTGTTCCCTCAAGGCCCCAGCTAATACCGCTCTCTGTACCTTCAGGTGAAATGGATGATGTACTGGATCGTCTTTGCCTTCTTCACCACGGCTGAGACACTCACGGATATTGTGCTTTCCTGGTGAGGTCCAGCATCCCCACCCTGCATCTCAGGGTCCAGAGTTTAGACTCTCTACCCCCAGCAGCCCAACAGAAGATTGAGACCCAGGGTAGAGTCCTCCCACAGTTCCATGGGGTTctggatgtccactctctcccCGTGCAGGCCTGGCTTAATCAGTAGAATAAGAGACCCAACCCCCACATTTCTACCTGATGATAGCCAAAGCACCACAATAGAATTCAGGAAACCTGCTTCTGCCAGACGtcctgtatgactttgggcaggttACAGCTTcctaggtctcagtttccttatttgtaaactAGACATATGATTCAATCTTATAGACATTCAGTGCTAGTATTTCAAAGCACTATTAGACTATGTTGTGAACCCTTGAAGGACAGAGAATGTCTTAATCACCTATATGTATGTTCACAGCAGGAGCGCAAAAAATGTGTACTGAGTGAGCAGATGCCTCTTGGAAGAGAGGACTAACAAAGCACAGAACACTAAATCAAGAGAGAAGAGAGTTTTATGGAGAGGTAGAGAACAAAAGATGATTGCATTGGCTTGCAAGGGCCAATGACCTTTGAGAAAAATAGTTTTAGCAGAAGTTGAGTAGGGTTAGATTAGGAAAGAATAGTGGGTTAAAAATTGTGAGGACAGTGAGCATtagatgcttctttttttttttttaagtttatttatatttatttttgagagagagagaaccagcaggggagggggagagagagatgggtcagaggatctgaagcaggtgctgtgctgagaacagagagcccaatgtggggctcaaactcacaaactgcaaggtcatgacctgaaccaaagtcagacacttaactgactgagccacccaggagcccctagcaTAGATGCTTCTTGCCACAAACAAAGGAAAGTGCTTTGTGAGAATGTAGGAGACATGAAGGAGTCTGGCCTGAGGAGAAGGAGCCAGGGAATGGACAACAATCCTTAAAAGTAAGAGGCAGCAAAGAATGGGATCCAGAGCACAGCTGGAGAAGCTTCAGTCTTCCttgtgggaggaagggcaggaagagaagggggtGAGGACCCAGGAGTGGACCTGGAGGTTAGGAAGCTCGCCTTTGTGTTGGCCCTGGGATAGACAAGCAGGAGTGTTCTATCAGAGTGAGAGGCCTGGGACTCCCAAGAGAAAAATGTGCAGAGAGCCACTGCAAGGGGAATTCTGCTGGAGGCACTTACCATCCCCCTTGGAATCTCAGCTATGCCTCCCATTTTCCTTGAGATTAGAAatgccaaggggcacctgggtggctcagtcagttaagcatctgactgttgatttgggctcaggtcatgatcttgtggttcttaaGTTCTAGCCTctcatcagactctgtactgacagcctggagcctgcttgggatcctctctctctctctctctctctctctctctctctcggtttctctcaaaataaataaataaacttaaacaattcaaaaaaagaaggaaagaaagaaggaaatgcccAGTCTCCTGAGCCACGTGGGAACCCCAGTGCACTAAGGGGTGGGGAACCAGGCAAGGTCTTGCCAGGGGATCAGCTCACCTCCTGACTCCCTatcccaggctctgccacttgccTCTGTCCCACCCACAGGTTCCCCTTCTACTTTGAGCTCAAGATCGCCTTTGTGATATGGCTGCTGTCCCCTTATACCAAGGGCTCCAGCGTGCTCTACCGCAAGTTCGTGCACCCGACACTGTCCAACAAGGAGAAGGTTTGCCTCCACTCTCAGCTGACTTCCTAGCCTGCCCCAGGCCATGGCAGCCCAGTGTCTGCAGCCACGTCCATTCCTGGCTCTCCTTGTGGGCACCCAGAACCTGAAGTGATCTGGCAGGGCCCTGGCCTCCTGGAGCAGGCAGTGCCTTTGTCTGGGTGTGAACAGGGGCAGGGAATGGCCTAGCCAGCAGGGACCACCCCTCACCTCctactccttcccctcccacctctcagGAAATCGACGAGTACATCACACAGGCCCGAGACAAGAGCTATGAGACCATGATGAGAGTGGGCAAGAGAGGCCTGAACCTGGCTGCCAATGCTGCAGTCACCGCTGCTGCCAAGGTGAGATGGGGGCAGACCAGGCTCCCAGGGCCCCACCTTGCTCATTTCATCCCCCTGGCCAAGCCTCTTTGCATCTAACCTGTCCTTGGTGCTGTGATGGTTTGGGGCTTGTGCAACTCAGGGTTGTAGGCCTGGTTCTAACACCTTCCAGCCAAGTGACTTCAACTCTCTGAGCCAGTTTCCTCAACTGTCCAAAGGGAAATTATGGGCCTTTCAGTGCTGCCAAAGGACTGGGTGAGGACAGTGTGAGGAAAACACTGAGCTCAGTGGCTGCCCGTGCTCCATAGTGACCTCTATCTCCACCCCGCCCCTTCCTCCGGTTCTCCCGGTGCGTGGTGGTGACCCTAGGGCCAGGGGGTGCTATCAGAGAAGCTCCGAAGCTTCAGCATGCAGGACCTGACCCTGATCCGGGACGAGGATGCACTGCCCCTGCAGGGGCCTGACAGCCGTCTCCGACCCAACCCTGGCAGCCTCCTGGATACCATTGAGGACTTAGGTACAGGCAGGGCCcaggactgggcagagggaggggggacctCAAGGGCATGGAGGCCAGGTAGGAGAGCCACCAGACCTCTGTTCTCCTTTCTTCGCCCAAACCAGGAGATGACCCTGCCCTGAATTTAAGATCTAGCACAAACCAGGCAGATCCCCGGACAGAGACCTCTGAAGATGATATGGGAGACAAGGCCCCTAAGAGGGTCAAACCTGTCAAAAAAGTGCCCAAAGCTGAGGTGAGAGCCCAGGCCAGAgcagggggaaatggggagggggtgTGACCCCAGGCTGAACTCTCTaacttcttctctccttcccgcAGCCACTGGCTTCCAAGACACTGAAGACCCGGCCCAAGAAGAAGACCTCTGGTGGGGGTGACTTGGCTTGAGGTTCTGACCCCCCGGAGGCTGCACACTGTGCCAGTAACCCACACGCCTCCGGCCCCAGGGCCCCTCAGATGGCTGTTTCTGCTGCCTGCCCAGTGACCACTCCTCTGGAGCTTGGAAAAGAGGAGGGAGGCCCTGCTATGGGGGTGGAGGGTAGAGGCTGGAGGAGTTACTGAAGACTGAGCCCCCCCAAGGAGGCGGGGGCTCCTTAGAGCCCAAACTGCTATTCTCCCTGCTCCAGTCCTGCTCCCACCCACCCAGTGCCTTGCTGAAGACCATGGCCATCCCCTTTTCTGAGGTCCTAATATGCCCCCACTGCTCTCTCCGGGCTGGGGGAGCAGTCACAGCCCAGACTGACCGGAGATGGGCCTGAAGGCACCTGGGAgacggagggagaggggaaggcttCAGAGAACTTGTGGCACAGGCCACAGATGTGAATGGAGGACAGGGGCTTAGCATGTGCTTAAATGACCAGGATGATGAGGCCAGAGCTGCAGCTGGGGGCATTGGATAGGGCTGTGTGCTACATGTCCCCACTAAAAAGAAGTGGGGtcctaggggtgtgtgtgtgtgtgtgtgtgtgtgtgtgtgtgtatctttctaGGTCTAGGGCTGGGGAGATTTTGAGTAAAGGACTTTCCTGCCAGCAgtgaccaccccccaccctaAGCCCCACAGCTagctggcccttccctgctttcaGCCCTCCCTCCTAATCTCAGAGCCTCAGAGGACCTCAGCCCAAGAGAGGATGAGGCTCTGAAGGCCTCTtatctcctcctctgcccttgaTACCCTTTTGCTTCCTCCcattcctgccctgcccctgggcTGGGCTCCTCTACCCCTCAGGGCCCATTGTAGAGGGCTCTGCTGAGCCAGCTCCTTTCCTCCTCACCTGGGGGCccatcttccttttctccagACTCCTTTTCCTGTGCCAAGCAAACTGAGCCCATGTAAGCAGGCAGACCCTTATTAGCCCAGCCTTTGCCCCACACTCTACCCCAGCTTCTGCCGTGGCTTCAGGAGGAATgtgtgaagaagaaaagaaatattggaGCCAAAGTGCTTCCAATTCTATGAAAAGAGGGTGCCCATTGGACCTTTGGCACTGGATGAGCCAATAAACCAAATTCTGGCACCTCATGTATTTCAGCCTCTGTACTTTGTTCTTGTTCCTCCAGTCCCCAGGTGGGAAGGACCTCAAGTAAAAAACAGGGCTCAGCTAtaggaggaaggggggaagaggTCAGAATGTGAGACCCAAGAGCTCTGATCTCCAAGATAAGAGATAGGTTTGAGCTGGTCCATCTGGGAAAATGGTTTGGAGGTTCAAGATACAGCCAGAGGAGTAGAAGGGACCATGACTTACGAAGGCCTAGGGGTCTCCAACTGTCAAGGTTGTCTTGTCCCTTGGAATTCTGCCCAGAGACCTCCATCCCCAGTGGACCTCCTGGTACCTTATGGAAAGTGTCAGTATAAGCTCTGAGGACAAAGACCCCCATGAGTGTCCCAGGGAAGAGGGAATAGGATTTGGGGGTTGCTGGGCAGGGAACTGGTTGGCCATGCTGCTTAGAAAGGCTTAAGAATGTTGGAGgagggctgagagggagagactctGAAAGGAGGAGACAGGCTGAGGGAAGAGGTAGAGATGGGGAACCAGCCTCACAGTGCATGTCTGagcctggggacagagaaggatgACAGGACACCAAGGACTGGGGACAAAGAGATAGTCCCTGTGGCCCCAGGAGGAAAGGCTTGAGCCCTGGGCTGCTTGGGTAGGTTGGAGGAGACAAGGAAGGAGGCTGCAGGGCATGGGGTCTGAGTCCTTGGGAGGTAGAAGACCACCAGTGGCCAAGGGGAACAACTGGCTGGGGATGAGCCCTGCAAGGCGGTGCCCAAGAGAATGGAAAGgatggcagaggagcagaggcagcatgggaagagaaaaacaaagggaaagagtggagagggaggggggagagagcaaggcagggaggaggaagggagaaggaagggagaaacagTAGTGCAGCTTtgtagaaggaaaatgaaggaagcaGAGCATGGGGTGTGGCATAGGGTGTGTGGGGACCTAGCCCCAGGCTCTGGACCCCACAGTTGGGAAAATGCCCCTACAGCAgacttccctctcccttccctggcaTCACAGAGGTATGTCCTCTCCAGCCTCACACTCAGGCCAAAGTGGCCAAGAACTTCCTGAACTGAGGTCACAGTGGAGGTGGAGTGTGAAATGCCCTTTTCATCTTCTCTGGAATCCTCCAGTCAACAGCCCTCTGAAGGTCATTCTTTTCACCACTGGCCTCTGAGCAAATTGGTCCCTTCCTCTAGAAAGGAGAGGATGCGTCAGGATAGGATTCAGGGAGAGACTCCTTTGTTCTAGAAAGATCTCGAGAGAGTAAGATGCTGCAGTCTCATGCTAGCAGCTACCATATGGCCAGAAAACCAGGTTAGGCCCTCCCTAACCTAAATCCCATTTGCTGCATAACACACAAATATGAACGCGTGTGCATGGATGCACACAGATACGTGCTTGTACCCACAGTGACCACTTGCTAAGAAGGTCACTGCCAGATTCCCCACTGCCAGGCTCTCCATGCACATCTGGGTTTCTCTGTGTCAACAGGAACATGCTCAGATTTCCAAGCTCCTTGGTCCGTTGCCATGGAAACAGTCTCCTAGAACtcggcacagggcctggcccctgtggtgcaggggaggagaggaaagatggAGGGTGACAAGAAGATGGAGGGATCAGCTTCTTGGAGGGGCAGGCAGGACACATTTGGGTCTAGGTGACATCTTGCCATCTCATTCCTTAGgaccaccctctctctcccctcctcctcagtAGACCTCTAGGccaggggagtggggaagagatgTCACAAGAGAGGTGTATGGTTAAAACTATGTGGAGAATTCTTGTTCACTCCCTGGGTCCCCAGTGAGCATTGAGAGATACTAGCTTTTGAGTGGGAGCTAAGGTCTAGCCCTCTGTCCCACCGTGCTGGGGGACACTGGACAGCCCTCCAGGCCTGAGGTCCCTGGATAGAATGTCCTCATGGCTGGAGCTGCTTCAGCTggctccccttctctttcttgtgtgTGTCCCACACCCAAAGAACCTGGTTAAAATGGGATTTCCAGGCTGTGACGTCAGAGGAAAGCCAGCAGCTCCAGACTGTGCCAGTTCTTCCTTGATCAACAGAGCTGAGCCCAGTCTTGCTCAGCCTGGAGGAAAGGGGGTTGGCAGAGGAGGGAGTGGATCCAAGGGCTCTAGGCCATGGATACCATATCAGTGGCATCCATGATAATAGGGAGAGACTGTAATAGGAAGAGGCAGGCCGAAGCCACTGCTGGCTTCCCCACTGCCTTAAATTTAAGCCATTTCGTGATCATTTCCCTCCCAAATTCCTCTAgtttttccctctctgagctGAAATAGGCCTGTCTTGTGGAGGAGGGCACTTTAAGTATTAGAGCCATTTGGGTTCTGCCTGACAACTTGTCCCATAtctgggctggaggcagggatgggTAGGAGGGATACCAgcaaggaggggggaaaaagcccACTAGGTGGCGCAGCTCACTCCCAGTGTGGGATTCCCAGCCCCTGAAGGGGAGAATCTTTTCCTGCTGTCAGTCAGCCTTATGGTCTGGTGAGCAGGGTGTCTCATGCCCCACTCGCTGGAGTTGCAGGTTCATGAAGAAAACATTCTTGCAGGTGCATGGAACAACTATGGATTTTCAAGCAATTACTTCCTAAGCCCAGATTGTGTACCACCCCCTGCACACTCCCCAGGAGAACATCAGGCCCAAAGGGCAGGTACTCCCTTTTGGTGAGAATCAGGCACTGTCCTGGAAGCAGGGAAGTTGCCAAGCTGACTCTGGGAGGGTCCTGAAGCCCAAGGGACCCAACATGAGTTTCTGAAATGACATCAACGAGGCCACTGGAGCTAATTTCAAGGTCAGGTGAGGAGAGGAACCCAACAGGTGGCAAGGGGTGGGGAACCTGGGAGAGGCAGGCTAGGCCCAGAGGGATGGCAGCTCACCTGGCTGCAGGACTCTTCTGGATATGATTTCTCTGATGGCCATAGTGACAGTCCCAGGCCAGGCCCAAGTGTTTGTGTTTCCTGTCCCTTCCCTTATTTTATCTGATGCACTATGagatttaaaaaggagaaaaaaagacccTAATT comes from the Prionailurus bengalensis isolate Pbe53 chromosome A1, Fcat_Pben_1.1_paternal_pri, whole genome shotgun sequence genome and includes:
- the REEP2 gene encoding LOW QUALITY PROTEIN: receptor expression-enhancing protein 2 (The sequence of the model RefSeq protein was modified relative to this genomic sequence to represent the inferred CDS: deleted 1 base in 1 codon), with amino-acid sequence MVSWIISRLVVLIFGTLYPAYSSYKAVKTKNVKEYVKWMMYWIVFAFFTTAETLTDIVLSWFPFYFELKIAFVIWLLSPYTKGSSVLYRKFVHPTLSNKEKEIDEYITQARDKSYETMMRVGKRGLNLAANAAVTAAAKGQGVLSEKLRSFSMQDLTLIRDEDALPLQGPDSRLRPNPGSLLDTIEDLGDDPALNLRSSTNQADPRTETSEDDMGDKAPKRVKPVKKVPKAEPLASKTLKTRPKKKTSGGGDLA